Part of the Sphingomonas morindae genome, CCCGCCGGCGTCATCGGCAGGCGCAGCGCCTGGGGAAAGCCGGGCCGCAGCCGGCCGAGCGCATATTTGGTCGGCCCGGGCGAGGCATCGGCGAACAGCGCGGCGTGGAGCGGGAACAGCCGATCCTGCAAGGCCAGCGCATCGCCCCAGCGGTCTTCGGCGCAGGCCGCCTGGAAGTCGGCGCACAGGCGCGGCGCGACATTAGCCGTCACCGAAATGCACCCCACCCCGCCCATCGCGTTGAAGCCGAGCGCAAGATCGTCATTGCCCGAAAGCTGGCAGAAGTCCGCCCCGCACTCGAGCCGCTGCGCCGCCACGCGCGCCAGCGCCCCGGTCGCGTCCTTGATGCCGATGATGCCGGGCAGCGCCGCCAGCCGCGCCAGCGTCGCCACGCTGATGTCGGTCACGGTGCGGGCGGGGACGTTGTAGACGAGGATCGGCAGATCGCAGCCCTCCGCCAGCGCGGCGAAATGCGCGTAGACGCCCTCCTGGTTCGGCCGGTTGTAATAGGGCAGCACCACCAGCGCCGCCGCCGCGCCCGCCGCCTGCGCGCGCTTCATGTGACCGAGCGCCACCTGCGTGTCGTTCGATCCGCAGCCGGCGATCACCGGCACCCGGCCGCCCGCCTGCTCCACGCACACCGCCACCACCCGATCATGTTCCTCGATCGACATGGTGGCCGATTCGCCGGTGGTGCCGCACGGCACGAGCGCCGACGAGCCCTCGGCGATCTGCCAGTCGACATGGGCGCGGAACGCCTCCTCATCGAACGCGCCGTCGCGAAACGGCGTCACCAGGGCGGGGATCGAACCCGAAAACATACGTAGCTCCTTCACGCCTTCGCGCCCGTGCGGCATGATCCCGCCATGGCTGAGCGTCGGCGATTTGCAGCGCCTGATACGGAGCGGGTTGGCATTCTGTCCAGCTTACTGCATCGCCCCCTCATGCTTAGCGTGTCTCCGCTCCTCCTCGCAGCCGCAGCGGCGGCCGCAAGCCTCTCGCCCCAACAACTTGCATGGTATCGCGCGCAGCTGGGCCTGGCCGGCGCGAGCCCCGTGGCGGCAGCCCCCGCGGCGCCGCTGGCGCCGCCCGGCGGCTATGCCCCGCCCTATGCCGCCAGCGCCGGCATCGCCACCGATCCGGTGGCCGAGGGGCTGGTGGCGTGGCGCCGGCTGCAGCAGTCGGACGGGCTGCTCTTTCAGGAATACGCCAATTTCCTCCTGGCCCATCCCGGCTGGCCCGGCGAATCGCGCATGCGGCGCGCCGCCGAGTCGGCGATCCAGGCCGATGTCACCCCGCCCGATTCGGTCATCGCCTTCCTCACCCGCTTCCCGCCGCAAAGCGGCACCGCCGCGCTGCGCCTCGCCGAGGCGCTCTACGCGCGCGGCCGCGCCGCCGAGGCGCAGGCCGCCGCGCGCCGCGCCTGGACGCTCGCCGGCCTCTCCACCACCGACGAGGGGCGGCTGACGGCGCGCTGGTGGGCGACGCTGACCCAGGCCGATCAGGATGCGCGGATGGAGCGGCTGCTCTGGACGCGCGCCGTGGTCGCCGCGCAGCGCCAGCTCGCCTATGTGAGCCCGGCGCGCCGCGCGCTCTACCAGGCCCGCCTCGCCTATCAGCTCAAATCGCCCGATGCGCCCACGCTCGGCGTCGCGGCGGGCGCGGCGGCGGCGCAGGATGCGGGCTATCTCGTCGATCGCGCGCAATGGCTGCGCGACACGATGCAGGAGCCGGTCGCCCGCTTCGAGCTTGCCCAGCCCCATCGGCTGGACGCGCCGCCCTATGATCCCGAACGCTATATGGAGACGCTGCTCACCTTCGCGCGCTCCACGGCGGCCGATCATAATTGGGCGCAGGCCTATGGCATCGCCGCCCAGTTCGCCGCCGCCTATGCGCCCGGCGCCGATCTGCGCGCGCTGCCGTTCAGCCAGCGCGACGATTATACCAGCCTCGCCTGGCTCGCGGGCTTCACCGCCCTGCAGCAGCTCAACCGGCCGGCCGACGCGATCACCATGTTCCGCGCCTATGCCGATGCCTCGCGCTCGCCCAGCTCGCGCAGCAAGGGCTATTACTGGGCCGGCCGCGCCGCGGTGGCGGCGGGCAATGCCAGCGCCGCGAACGACTATTTCCAGAACGCGGCGGCCTTT contains:
- the dapA gene encoding 4-hydroxy-tetrahydrodipicolinate synthase, which codes for MFSGSIPALVTPFRDGAFDEEAFRAHVDWQIAEGSSALVPCGTTGESATMSIEEHDRVVAVCVEQAGGRVPVIAGCGSNDTQVALGHMKRAQAAGAAAALVVLPYYNRPNQEGVYAHFAALAEGCDLPILVYNVPARTVTDISVATLARLAALPGIIGIKDATGALARVAAQRLECGADFCQLSGNDDLALGFNAMGGVGCISVTANVAPRLCADFQAACAEDRWGDALALQDRLFPLHAALFADASPGPTKYALGRLRPGFPQALRLPMTPAGAAARTAVDAALAHALLI
- a CDS encoding lytic transglycosylase domain-containing protein: MLSVSPLLLAAAAAAASLSPQQLAWYRAQLGLAGASPVAAAPAAPLAPPGGYAPPYAASAGIATDPVAEGLVAWRRLQQSDGLLFQEYANFLLAHPGWPGESRMRRAAESAIQADVTPPDSVIAFLTRFPPQSGTAALRLAEALYARGRAAEAQAAARRAWTLAGLSTTDEGRLTARWWATLTQADQDARMERLLWTRAVVAAQRQLAYVSPARRALYQARLAYQLKSPDAPTLGVAAGAAAAQDAGYLVDRAQWLRDTMQEPVARFELAQPHRLDAPPYDPERYMETLLTFARSTAADHNWAQAYGIAAQFAAAYAPGADLRALPFSQRDDYTSLAWLAGFTALQQLNRPADAITMFRAYADASRSPSSRSKGYYWAGRAAVAAGNASAANDYFQNAAAFPDQFYGQLALERLGRPVPAPAQASAALVSPLDRAAFESNDLVRAARILGQLGDWSDQSVFLRAVAGLAEQSNANHLLAAELAQTLGRPDLGVMAARAARPDNGSDYVRSGFPTLPVPPDLANNFSFIHGIMRQESQFDRNAVSGAGARGMMQLMPATAREQASKAGLSYDYLRLTSDPAYNMALGIGYFGRVMDMEQGNYVLAVAAYNAGVGNVRRWVAQNGDPRAPGADVVAWIEAIPFSETRGYVQNVLANTVVYDSIAPGRAGQPLTNRLSYYLGKTTPG